A window of the Coprobacter fastidiosus genome harbors these coding sequences:
- the proB gene encoding glutamate 5-kinase gives MFQYKRIAVKIGSNVLTRKDGTLDITRMSALVDQIAELHKAGMEIVLISSGAVASGRSELKQHRKLDAVSARQLFSAVGQAKLINRYFELFREHGIACGQVLTMKENFATRQHYLNQRHCMEVMIENGVIPIVNENDTISVTELMFTDNDELSGLIASMMNMEALIILSNIDGIYNGNPENPQSRVITEITGNRQNLSEYIQTKKSSFGRGGMLTKCNIARKVADEGIMVIIANGKKENILPDVLRKNSNTVCTRFLPAEKPASSIKKWIAHSEGFAKGEIHINACAQETLMSHQAASLLPIGVTRIEGDFEKDDIVRIFDHEGNQIGVGRIGYNSEKARSLIGKQGARPLIHYDYLYLD, from the coding sequence ATGTTTCAATATAAACGAATAGCGGTAAAAATAGGTAGTAATGTACTGACACGGAAAGACGGTACTCTTGATATTACCCGAATGTCAGCTTTGGTAGATCAAATAGCCGAACTGCATAAAGCCGGAATGGAAATCGTTCTTATCTCATCCGGAGCTGTCGCCTCGGGACGCAGCGAACTGAAACAACATCGAAAATTGGATGCGGTTTCGGCCCGACAATTATTTTCGGCCGTAGGTCAGGCTAAACTGATAAACCGTTATTTCGAACTTTTCCGCGAGCATGGAATTGCTTGCGGCCAAGTGTTGACGATGAAAGAGAATTTTGCGACCCGGCAACACTATCTCAATCAAAGACACTGTATGGAAGTCATGATCGAAAACGGAGTTATTCCTATCGTGAACGAAAATGATACGATCTCGGTAACCGAATTGATGTTTACGGATAATGACGAACTTTCCGGTCTGATCGCATCAATGATGAATATGGAAGCTTTGATTATACTCAGTAACATCGACGGCATTTACAACGGTAATCCCGAAAATCCTCAAAGCCGGGTCATTACGGAAATTACAGGAAACAGACAGAACCTGTCCGAATATATACAGACAAAAAAATCTTCTTTCGGAAGAGGGGGGATGCTGACAAAATGCAATATAGCAAGAAAAGTTGCAGATGAAGGAATTATGGTTATTATCGCTAATGGCAAAAAAGAGAATATCCTTCCTGACGTATTGCGAAAAAACAGCAATACGGTATGTACCCGGTTTTTACCGGCAGAGAAGCCTGCATCCAGCATAAAAAAATGGATCGCTCACTCCGAAGGCTTTGCAAAGGGAGAAATACACATCAACGCATGCGCACAAGAGACATTGATGTCTCATCAGGCCGCAAGTCTATTGCCGATAGGCGTAACCCGGATCGAAGGAGATTTCGAAAAAGATGATATCGTACGAATTTTTGATCATGAAGGGAATCAAATAGGAGTAGGACGTATCGGATATAACAGCGAAAAAGCTCGTTCTCTCATCGGGAAACAGGGTGCTCGCCCCCTTATTCATTATGATTATTTATATTTAGATTAA
- a CDS encoding DUF695 domain-containing protein, which produces MLSNDWFAGESESDKGRIITRGRMFAENGNTSGVFRTRVEIQWKYKGETDGMPSADETEVIDRIMSLLTEALERSKIAILTAIHIGGKQALYVYYTQELQAFSGKVNELLGKLPSLPIQIGATGDPDWTDYKQMLKKFGINH; this is translated from the coding sequence ATGTTAAGCAACGATTGGTTTGCCGGAGAATCGGAATCGGATAAAGGTAGGATTATCACCCGGGGACGTATGTTTGCCGAAAACGGTAACACCTCCGGGGTATTCCGTACCCGGGTAGAAATACAATGGAAATACAAAGGGGAAACAGACGGTATGCCGTCTGCCGATGAAACCGAAGTGATAGACCGGATCATGAGTTTGCTTACAGAAGCACTCGAAAGATCGAAGATCGCAATTCTAACGGCTATTCATATCGGCGGCAAGCAAGCTTTATATGTTTATTATACACAAGAATTACAAGCCTTTTCGGGAAAAGTAAACGAGCTATTAGGAAAACTTCCGTCCTTACCTATACAAATAGGTGCAACCGGAGACCCTGATTGGACAGACTATAAACAAATGCTTAAGAAATTCGGAATCAATCATTAA
- a CDS encoding MGH1-like glycoside hydrolase domain-containing protein produces MKKFLEYYLLISAVCFWLIDSHAETKDLCPQQRYEQMQRELATGWNTWDTRSALTHVLLPYGVAIDLHVIDGKGIRKNSFTIGSGLLHAGPHTYDGKYTDISLRWNDQKLRIESSADSLENIIRITPLEGNNPEGKIIVVLKGVWQRDVKIQVNGQQFQFRPGNLKQEIKGQAYGKWIKSERNEITFSTQEPVTICCGSDIEPVKAQNKLRESADRFVNNNKKQYGDDYEVYNAMQNVLSWDNIYDPTIRKVITPVSRDWNINWSSNPNYGGFVLFCWDSYFASMMFSAGNRELAYANAVEITKSITESGFVPNFYSGNDYKSRDRSQPPVGSLAVWSLYKKYGDKWLLELLYPDLIRWNRWWDKNRNIDGLLCWGSSPYPRVTYRNHEYGSVNNHYGGCLESGLDNSHMFDNVPFDTERHMLLQNDVGLSSLYIMDCKLLALIAQELGYKKDVKELRKRAKQYSIELQKLWDEEEGLYYNRRTDTGKKNPRISPTNFYPMLANIPSQTQAERMVKEHLMNPQEFWGEWVIPATPRNDPAFKDNDYWRGRIWAPLNFLVYMGLQNYDLPEVRKAVAQKSKALLLKEWLKDGSVYENYDSVLGEGPHRRSDRFYHWGALLSYIALIEDGYIAPIKIND; encoded by the coding sequence ATGAAAAAATTTTTGGAGTATTATCTGCTAATATCGGCAGTATGTTTTTGGCTCATAGACAGCCATGCCGAAACGAAAGATTTATGTCCGCAACAACGTTACGAACAAATGCAACGGGAACTGGCTACAGGCTGGAATACGTGGGATACCCGCAGTGCCCTTACGCATGTGCTGCTCCCTTATGGTGTAGCTATCGACCTACACGTAATCGACGGGAAAGGGATACGAAAAAATTCCTTTACCATAGGAAGCGGCCTGTTACATGCCGGGCCACATACTTATGACGGGAAATATACCGATATAAGTCTTCGATGGAACGATCAAAAATTACGGATCGAGAGTTCTGCCGATTCTTTAGAGAACATTATTCGAATTACTCCTTTAGAAGGAAATAATCCGGAAGGGAAAATCATCGTGGTCTTAAAAGGCGTGTGGCAACGCGATGTAAAAATACAAGTTAACGGTCAACAATTTCAATTCCGCCCCGGCAACCTAAAACAAGAAATCAAAGGTCAAGCGTACGGAAAATGGATAAAAAGCGAACGGAACGAGATCACATTCTCTACACAAGAACCGGTTACCATTTGTTGTGGCTCAGATATAGAACCAGTAAAAGCCCAAAACAAATTACGCGAATCCGCCGATCGTTTCGTAAATAACAACAAAAAACAATACGGAGACGATTATGAGGTATATAACGCCATGCAGAATGTCCTTTCCTGGGACAATATATACGACCCGACCATCCGCAAAGTTATTACCCCTGTCAGCCGGGACTGGAATATAAACTGGAGTTCTAACCCCAACTACGGAGGATTCGTACTTTTCTGTTGGGACTCTTATTTTGCCTCCATGATGTTTTCGGCTGGGAATCGGGAACTTGCCTACGCCAATGCAGTCGAAATAACCAAATCAATTACGGAATCGGGCTTCGTTCCTAATTTCTATTCAGGAAATGATTATAAGTCGAGAGATCGTTCCCAACCCCCTGTAGGATCATTAGCTGTATGGAGTCTATATAAGAAATACGGAGACAAATGGCTGTTAGAATTACTTTATCCCGATCTTATCAGATGGAACCGATGGTGGGATAAGAACCGAAATATCGACGGATTATTATGTTGGGGATCTTCACCCTATCCTCGGGTAACCTATCGCAATCATGAATACGGCAGCGTCAACAACCATTACGGAGGTTGTTTGGAATCGGGACTGGATAACTCCCACATGTTCGACAATGTACCATTCGATACCGAACGACACATGCTTCTACAAAACGATGTCGGGCTATCGAGCCTTTATATTATGGATTGCAAATTATTGGCACTTATCGCTCAAGAGTTAGGATATAAAAAAGATGTAAAAGAACTCAGAAAACGAGCAAAACAATACAGCATCGAATTACAAAAATTGTGGGATGAAGAAGAAGGTCTTTACTACAATCGAAGAACCGATACAGGGAAAAAGAATCCACGTATATCTCCGACCAACTTTTATCCTATGTTGGCAAATATTCCCAGCCAAACTCAAGCTGAACGTATGGTAAAAGAACATTTGATGAATCCCCAGGAATTCTGGGGAGAATGGGTTATTCCCGCTACTCCCCGCAACGATCCGGCTTTCAAAGACAATGATTACTGGAGAGGCCGCATCTGGGCTCCTCTCAATTTTCTCGTATATATGGGATTACAAAATTACGACTTACCTGAAGTACGCAAAGCTGTCGCTCAAAAATCGAAAGCGTTGTTATTGAAGGAATGGCTTAAAGACGGATCGGTGTATGAAAATTACGACTCGGTTTTAGGGGAAGGTCCGCATAGACGCAGCGACCGTTTCTACCATTGGGGAGCACTGCTGAGCTATATAGCATTAATCGAAGACGGATATATCGCCCCAATAAAAATAAATGATTAG
- a CDS encoding AMP-binding protein, giving the protein MLERFLKQTSFSSQEDFMQNFKVLVPENFNFGYDVVDEWARIAPEKKALCWTNDKGEHIDFTFADIKRESDKTASYFQSLGIRHGDMVMLILKRRFEFWFSIIALHKLGAVCIPATHLLTEKDIIYRCNAADIKMIVAVGEDIVTGHVDRSLAASPSLQHCVSVGPVIPKGWDDFHAGIEAAAPFSRPAFVNTNEDTSLLYFTSGTTGNPKMVAHDFTYPLGHIITGSFWHNLNEKSLHLTLADTGWGKAVWGKLYGQWIAGANVFVYDFDKFTPADVLGMIEKYHITSFCAPPTVFRFLIREDLSKFNISSLKYCTIAGEALNPKVYEEFYRITGIKLMEGFGQTETTLTVATYPWVEPKPGSMGIRNPQYDIDLLTNDGRWAEEGEQGQIVIRTDKGKPLGLFKEYYRDPEKTKEAYHDNIYYTGDVAWRDEDGYYWFVGRADDVIKSSGYRIGPFEVESALMTHPAVVECAITGVPDEIRGQVVKATIVLAKDYKERAGEALIKEIQDHVKHVTAPYKYPRIVEFVEELPKTISGKIRRVEIRDKDHK; this is encoded by the coding sequence ATGTTAGAAAGATTTCTAAAACAAACCTCTTTTTCGTCACAAGAGGATTTTATGCAGAATTTTAAAGTTCTCGTACCTGAGAACTTTAATTTCGGATATGACGTCGTTGACGAATGGGCTCGGATCGCTCCAGAAAAAAAAGCCCTTTGCTGGACAAATGATAAAGGAGAACATATCGATTTTACTTTTGCCGATATAAAAAGAGAAAGTGATAAAACCGCCTCCTATTTCCAATCATTGGGTATAAGACACGGAGACATGGTTATGCTCATTTTGAAGCGAAGATTTGAATTCTGGTTTTCTATCATAGCACTACACAAGTTAGGAGCAGTATGTATTCCGGCGACACACCTCCTTACCGAAAAAGATATTATATATCGTTGTAATGCAGCCGATATAAAAATGATCGTAGCAGTAGGTGAAGATATCGTCACAGGTCATGTAGATCGTTCCCTGGCCGCATCTCCGTCTTTACAGCACTGCGTATCGGTAGGTCCTGTGATTCCGAAAGGCTGGGACGATTTCCATGCCGGTATCGAGGCGGCAGCACCATTCTCTCGCCCGGCATTCGTCAACACAAACGAAGATACCTCTCTCCTTTATTTTACGTCCGGAACTACAGGAAATCCGAAGATGGTCGCTCACGATTTCACCTATCCTCTGGGTCATATCATTACCGGAAGCTTTTGGCACAATCTGAACGAAAAAAGTCTGCACCTGACTTTGGCCGACACGGGTTGGGGGAAAGCCGTATGGGGAAAATTATACGGGCAATGGATCGCCGGAGCAAATGTATTTGTTTACGATTTCGACAAATTCACGCCTGCAGATGTATTGGGTATGATAGAAAAATACCATATTACTTCATTCTGCGCCCCTCCTACCGTATTCAGATTCTTAATACGAGAAGATCTGAGCAAATTCAATATTTCGTCCCTAAAATATTGTACGATTGCGGGAGAGGCTCTGAATCCTAAAGTCTATGAGGAATTTTATCGCATTACCGGCATTAAATTGATGGAAGGTTTCGGACAGACGGAAACGACCCTGACTGTCGCAACCTATCCGTGGGTAGAACCTAAACCCGGTTCTATGGGAATACGCAATCCCCAATATGACATCGATTTGCTGACGAACGACGGACGATGGGCAGAAGAGGGAGAACAGGGACAAATCGTAATCCGTACCGATAAAGGGAAACCGCTGGGACTCTTCAAAGAGTATTATCGTGACCCCGAAAAAACAAAAGAAGCTTATCATGACAACATCTACTATACCGGAGATGTTGCTTGGAGAGATGAGGACGGATACTATTGGTTCGTAGGTCGTGCCGACGATGTAATTAAATCATCGGGCTATCGTATCGGTCCGTTCGAAGTAGAAAGCGCTTTAATGACTCATCCGGCAGTCGTAGAATGTGCAATCACGGGAGTTCCCGATGAAATACGCGGACAAGTAGTCAAGGCAACCATCGTTTTGGCAAAAGATTACAAAGAACGTGCCGGAGAAGCTCTCATCAAAGAAATACAAGATCACGTAAAACATGTTACAGCTCCTTACAAATATCCGCGAATCGTAGAATTTGTAGAGGAATTGCCGAAAACGATCAGTGGAAAAATCCGACGGGTAGAGATACGGGATAAAGACCATAAATAA